In the Chroococcidiopsis sp. SAG 2025 genome, one interval contains:
- the larE gene encoding ATP-dependent sacrificial sulfur transferase LarE: MLQKLEQLKALFAQMERALIAYSGGVDSTLVAKIATDVLGDRAIAVTAVSPSLLPEELEDAQVQAAQIGIVHKIIQTHEMDNPNYTSNPVNRCYFCKSELHDTLKPLAKEWGYPYIVDGVNADDLRDYRPGIQAAKERGVRSPLAEIGVTKAEVRQLSQQLGLSWWDKPAQPCLSSRFPYGEEITVSKLQRVGRAEIYLRKLGWQNLRVRSEGDTARIELMPDLIKDFVAQTDLVALTTAFQSYGFVYVTLDLEGYRSGKLNQVLSAPIASR; this comes from the coding sequence ATGTTACAAAAACTAGAGCAGTTAAAGGCTTTGTTTGCTCAGATGGAACGGGCGTTGATTGCCTATTCTGGGGGTGTGGATAGCACTTTAGTCGCTAAGATTGCTACTGATGTTTTAGGCGATCGCGCGATCGCAGTTACGGCTGTTTCTCCTTCTTTGTTGCCAGAAGAATTGGAAGATGCCCAAGTTCAAGCAGCACAAATCGGAATTGTCCATAAAATTATTCAAACGCATGAAATGGACAATCCAAATTACACTTCTAATCCCGTAAATCGCTGCTATTTCTGTAAAAGCGAGTTACACGATACGCTCAAACCCTTGGCAAAGGAATGGGGATATCCTTATATCGTCGATGGGGTGAATGCTGACGATTTACGCGATTATCGCCCAGGTATTCAGGCGGCGAAAGAACGCGGCGTGCGATCGCCTCTGGCAGAAATAGGAGTGACAAAAGCCGAAGTACGGCAATTATCGCAACAATTGGGCTTGTCTTGGTGGGATAAACCAGCCCAACCCTGTCTCAGTTCCCGCTTTCCCTATGGCGAAGAAATTACTGTATCTAAGCTACAGCGGGTAGGAAGGGCAGAAATTTATTTGCGCAAGTTGGGATGGCAAAATTTAAGGGTGCGATCGGAGGGAGATACGGCAAGAATTGAGTTAATGCCAGATCTGATTAAAGATTTTGTCGCTCAGACAGATTTAGTGGCGCTAACTACGGCATTTCAAAGTTATGGTTTTGTCTACGTCACGCTCGATCTAGAAGGTTATCGAAGTGGAAAGCTCAATCAAGTTTTGTCCGCGCCGATCGCTTCAAGGTAA
- a CDS encoding PleD family two-component system response regulator produces MASNKIVVIDDSRVIRMRVKEMLPPGNFDVLEAKDGLEGLNLIRQERPNLIMLDFLLPKLSGWEVYQQIQQNAELQKIPLVVMSGRKEEVVEKIPEPFEYFEFIPKPFEQKDLIGAIKAAMVKSKLPRQGGATAPVAPQVAAMATGVGTTSSELQALNGKIAAMQADIERLKQQMAQVMAVLARK; encoded by the coding sequence GTGGCAAGTAACAAAATCGTAGTTATCGATGACAGTCGCGTAATTCGGATGCGCGTCAAGGAAATGTTGCCACCTGGCAACTTTGATGTTTTAGAAGCAAAAGATGGTTTGGAAGGACTCAACTTAATTCGTCAAGAACGACCGAACCTAATTATGCTTGATTTTTTGTTACCTAAGCTCAGTGGCTGGGAGGTATATCAGCAAATCCAACAAAATGCCGAACTGCAAAAAATTCCTTTAGTCGTAATGTCGGGACGCAAAGAAGAAGTTGTCGAGAAAATTCCAGAGCCATTCGAGTATTTTGAATTTATTCCTAAACCGTTCGAGCAAAAAGATTTAATTGGTGCAATTAAAGCGGCAATGGTAAAGTCAAAATTGCCGCGCCAAGGAGGAGCAACAGCACCAGTAGCGCCACAGGTGGCTGCAATGGCAACTGGGGTTGGCACAACATCATCCGAACTGCAAGCTTTGAATGGAAAAATTGCTGCTATGCAGGCAGATATAGAACGGTTAAAACAGCAAATGGCGCAAGTGATGGCTGTGCTGGCTAGAAAATAA
- the lipA gene encoding lipoyl synthase: MTLSSRSEFKSEIEALPSWLRRPIGKASELSTVQRIIKQRQIHTICEEGRCPNRGECYAQKTATFLLMGPTCTRSCAFCQVDKGHAPMPLDPEEPQKVAEAVQALGLHYVVLTSVARDDLADQGASWFVATMTAIRALSPQTQIEVLTADFWGGTGAGDIGQRERIATVVEAKPACYNHNIETVKRLQGRVRRGAKYDRSLQVLQAVKEIDPSIPTKSGLMLGHGETVEEAIETMADLRAIGCDRLTIGQYMRPSLEHLPVQKYWTPEEFEQLGAIARDLGFSHVRSAPLVRSSYHAGEQ, translated from the coding sequence ATGACTCTATCTTCTCGTTCTGAGTTCAAGTCGGAAATTGAGGCTTTACCGTCATGGCTGCGCCGACCGATTGGTAAGGCAAGCGAATTATCTACAGTTCAAAGAATTATTAAGCAGCGACAGATTCACACGATTTGCGAGGAGGGACGCTGCCCGAACCGAGGCGAATGTTACGCTCAGAAGACAGCCACTTTTTTACTGATGGGTCCAACTTGCACTAGGTCTTGTGCTTTTTGTCAAGTGGATAAAGGTCATGCACCCATGCCACTCGACCCAGAAGAACCGCAGAAGGTCGCAGAGGCTGTGCAGGCACTAGGATTGCACTATGTCGTCTTGACTTCTGTAGCGCGGGACGATTTGGCAGACCAAGGAGCGAGTTGGTTTGTTGCTACCATGACCGCAATTCGCGCTCTCAGTCCTCAAACGCAAATTGAAGTATTGACCGCCGATTTTTGGGGTGGTACGGGCGCGGGAGACATAGGACAAAGGGAAAGAATTGCTACGGTAGTAGAGGCAAAACCCGCTTGCTACAACCACAACATTGAGACTGTCAAAAGGCTACAAGGACGAGTCAGAAGAGGAGCTAAATACGATCGCTCGTTGCAAGTCTTGCAAGCAGTCAAAGAAATCGATCCGAGTATTCCGACAAAATCTGGGTTAATGTTGGGGCATGGAGAGACAGTAGAAGAAGCAATCGAAACGATGGCAGATCTTAGAGCAATAGGCTGCGATCGCTTGACAATTGGGCAGTACATGCGCCCCTCCTTAGAACACCTACCCGTCCAAAAATACTGGACTCCCGAAGAATTCGAGCAATTAGGGGCAATCGCTCGCGATCTAGGGTTTAGCCATGTCCGTTCCGCGCCTCTAGTGCGTAGCTCTTACCATGCCGGAGAACAGTGA
- a CDS encoding photosystem I protein PsaX → MAAQATKPTVGQDVAKTNANAPFPFRTIVSLILLAGNILVAAIYFHVINP, encoded by the coding sequence ATGGCTGCTCAAGCAACTAAACCAACTGTCGGTCAAGATGTTGCTAAAACTAATGCTAACGCTCCGTTTCCTTTTCGGACGATAGTTAGCTTGATCCTGCTAGCAGGTAACATTCTGGTAGCTGCTATTTACTTCCACGTTATCAATCCATAG
- a CDS encoding branched-chain amino acid ABC transporter permease, translated as MDAQLAQLFVNGVAVGSIIALAAVGLTLTYGILRLANFAHGDFMTLGAYLTLLANTSGINIWLSMLLGAIGTVAAMLISEKLIWSNMRSRRATSTTLIIISIGLALFLRNGIILIWGGSNKSYDIPTSPAREILGIRIPQNQLIVMLLAVIVILALHYLLQNTKIGKAMRAVADNLDLARVSGIDVDRVVLWTWAIAGSLTALGGSMYGLITAVRPNMGWFLILPMFAATILGGIGNPYGAIAAALVIGVTQELSTPFLGSQYKQGVGLFIMILVLLVRPKGLFKGTI; from the coding sequence ATGGACGCACAACTGGCTCAATTATTTGTTAATGGGGTAGCTGTAGGTAGCATTATTGCTTTAGCTGCGGTAGGACTGACGCTGACTTATGGCATTTTACGGCTGGCTAACTTTGCCCACGGCGATTTTATGACTTTGGGCGCTTATTTAACTCTGCTAGCCAATACGAGCGGCATTAATATTTGGCTCTCCATGTTACTCGGAGCAATTGGCACTGTAGCAGCAATGCTGATATCCGAAAAGCTGATCTGGTCAAATATGCGATCGCGGCGTGCCACTTCCACTACGCTCATTATTATTTCGATTGGACTCGCTTTGTTTCTCCGTAATGGAATTATTTTAATCTGGGGTGGTAGTAACAAAAGTTACGATATTCCTACCAGTCCAGCTAGAGAAATTTTAGGAATCAGAATTCCCCAGAATCAACTTATAGTAATGCTTTTAGCAGTCATCGTTATTTTGGCGCTGCACTACTTGTTACAAAATACGAAGATTGGCAAGGCGATGCGTGCTGTTGCCGACAACCTCGACTTAGCTCGCGTATCTGGCATTGATGTCGATCGCGTCGTACTTTGGACGTGGGCGATCGCTGGGAGCCTCACGGCTTTAGGTGGTAGCATGTATGGCTTGATTACAGCCGTCAGACCGAATATGGGCTGGTTTCTAATTTTGCCGATGTTTGCTGCCACAATTTTAGGTGGAATCGGCAACCCATACGGCGCGATCGCTGCTGCTTTGGTCATTGGCGTTACCCAAGAACTCAGCACCCCTTTCCTCGGTTCTCAATACAAACAAGGTGTAGGTCTGTTCATTATGATTCTGGTGCTGTTAGTACGCCCTAAAGGATTATTCAAAGGTACGATTTGA
- a CDS encoding glycosyltransferase family 4 protein, which produces MLIGYKFDAYPEKRNIIDIVPDTKYKKVRDFFLLKQRIASELNQLANREIFSLIDSYNQFYDFDLNRVSLLHFFNTISYGSTPWITTFETFLPRLTCLLSCPSDRNLELDFSALKTEAKMHKAFQAISRDACRRIIALSDCNANMQKRLLKEFPEYQESIESKLIVMYPPQREFVSKYADKNLSLDDKINFIFVGSSFFRKGGQEIIETLKYLRDKYNYNLELTVVSSLNIDNYATRETTTDVEKAKYLIQQSGWINYFPQLPNHEVIKLMKKSHIGLLPTYADTYGYSVLEFQAAGCPVITTNVRALTEINNNSVGWTIEVPKNSLGEAIYTTKEDRHTISKLIREGIEQAVHEIFANCAIVLEKSQKSISRIIEHHSLDRYAVKLRNIYLEAIGADKT; this is translated from the coding sequence GTGCTTATTGGTTATAAATTCGATGCATATCCAGAGAAAAGAAATATTATTGACATAGTTCCCGATACTAAATACAAAAAAGTCCGCGATTTTTTTCTGTTGAAACAAAGGATTGCGAGCGAATTAAATCAGCTTGCTAACCGAGAGATATTTTCTCTGATTGACTCTTACAATCAATTTTACGATTTCGATCTGAATCGAGTTAGCCTTTTACATTTTTTCAATACAATCAGTTATGGTTCTACTCCTTGGATTACGACATTTGAGACATTTCTACCGAGATTGACTTGCTTGCTTTCGTGTCCGAGCGATCGCAACTTAGAACTCGATTTTTCTGCTCTGAAAACTGAAGCTAAAATGCATAAAGCTTTTCAAGCAATTTCTCGCGATGCTTGTCGGCGAATTATCGCTCTGTCTGATTGTAATGCTAATATGCAAAAAAGGCTGCTAAAAGAATTTCCTGAATATCAAGAAAGCATAGAAAGCAAACTGATAGTTATGTATCCGCCGCAAAGGGAATTTGTTTCTAAATATGCAGATAAAAATTTGAGCCTGGATGACAAGATAAACTTTATATTTGTTGGTTCGTCTTTTTTTCGCAAAGGAGGGCAAGAAATTATTGAAACCTTGAAATATTTGAGAGATAAATATAACTACAATCTTGAGTTAACAGTTGTTAGCTCTCTGAATATTGACAATTATGCTACTAGAGAAACAACTACTGATGTTGAAAAAGCAAAATATTTAATTCAACAATCTGGCTGGATTAACTATTTTCCCCAATTACCCAATCACGAAGTTATTAAATTGATGAAAAAGTCGCATATTGGTTTACTGCCAACCTATGCTGATACATATGGCTACTCTGTTTTGGAATTTCAAGCAGCAGGGTGTCCTGTTATTACAACTAACGTCAGAGCTTTAACCGAAATCAATAATAATAGCGTGGGATGGACGATTGAAGTTCCTAAAAATAGTTTGGGAGAAGCAATTTATACGACAAAAGAAGATAGACACACCATTAGTAAATTAATCCGTGAGGGCATCGAACAAGCAGTACATGAAATATTTGCTAATTGCGCGATCGTCCTAGAAAAATCTCAGAAATCGATATCTAGAATTATCGAGCATCATTCCCTCGATCGCTACGCAGTAAAGCTGAGAAATATTTACCTTGAAGCGATCGGCGCGGACAAAACTTGA
- a CDS encoding cation:proton antiporter, with the protein MELDGFSWVSNFTLWGSTPLLLTAPEAEANSALVLAGVLLSLVVIYFASKVGGEISNRFGLPPVLGELVGGVIVGVSALHLLVFPEGGADATSSLIMNFLQTTAGLAPEEVAPTYAAQSEVVSVLAELGVVILLFEIGLESNLRELMAVGIQAAVVACVGVAVPFGAGTAGLMIWFGVPAVPAIFAGAALTATSIGITSKVLSELGTLNSREGQIILGAAVIDDVLGIIVLAVVASLAKTGEVDVGNVVYLIISASGFLLGAILLGNVFNKTFVTVVDRLKTRGELVIPAFIFAFVMSYLAAAIHLEAILGAFAAGLVLDETDKRKELQKQVVPIADMLVPIFFVTVGAKTDLGVLNPAVPSNREGLIIAIFLIAVAIVGKVVTGAAVFGQPGINRLAIGVGMIPRGEVGLVFAGVGSASGVLSKPLEAAIIMMVILTTFLAPPLLRFVFPPTTAVGGEPETPV; encoded by the coding sequence ATGGAGTTAGATGGTTTTAGCTGGGTAAGTAATTTTACCCTGTGGGGATCTACGCCTTTACTGCTAACTGCGCCAGAAGCAGAGGCAAATAGTGCTTTGGTGCTAGCAGGAGTGCTGCTGAGTTTGGTCGTCATTTACTTTGCTAGCAAAGTGGGTGGAGAAATCTCTAACCGCTTTGGCTTACCTCCAGTTTTAGGCGAACTGGTGGGTGGTGTCATTGTCGGAGTTTCTGCCTTACATCTATTGGTATTTCCAGAAGGTGGGGCTGATGCCACGAGTTCTCTGATTATGAATTTCCTTCAAACCACCGCAGGACTAGCACCGGAGGAAGTCGCTCCCACTTATGCCGCTCAAAGCGAAGTTGTTTCAGTTTTAGCTGAGCTAGGTGTGGTGATCCTGCTATTTGAAATTGGGCTGGAATCAAATTTAAGGGAATTAATGGCAGTCGGTATCCAAGCGGCTGTGGTGGCTTGTGTAGGGGTAGCCGTGCCGTTTGGTGCAGGCACGGCAGGGTTGATGATTTGGTTTGGTGTACCTGCCGTGCCTGCAATTTTTGCTGGTGCTGCCTTGACTGCAACGAGTATTGGTATTACTTCCAAAGTCTTGTCGGAACTGGGAACTCTCAACTCAAGAGAAGGTCAAATTATCTTAGGAGCCGCCGTAATTGATGATGTACTAGGTATCATCGTGCTGGCAGTGGTGGCAAGCTTGGCGAAAACTGGCGAAGTGGACGTGGGTAATGTCGTTTATCTGATTATTAGTGCCAGTGGTTTTTTGTTGGGGGCAATTCTACTTGGCAATGTTTTCAACAAAACTTTCGTTACAGTTGTCGATCGCCTCAAGACGCGCGGTGAATTAGTCATCCCAGCTTTTATCTTTGCTTTTGTCATGTCATACTTAGCTGCGGCAATCCATCTAGAGGCGATTTTAGGAGCATTTGCCGCTGGTTTAGTGCTAGACGAAACTGATAAGCGCAAAGAACTTCAGAAACAAGTCGTACCGATCGCGGATATGCTCGTTCCCATCTTTTTTGTCACTGTAGGGGCAAAAACCGACTTGGGAGTTCTCAATCCCGCCGTTCCCAGTAACCGCGAGGGGTTGATTATTGCTATCTTTCTGATTGCTGTGGCAATCGTCGGTAAAGTTGTCACGGGTGCTGCCGTCTTCGGACAACCTGGCATCAATCGTTTAGCGATCGGGGTAGGCATGATTCCTAGAGGCGAGGTAGGACTAGTATTTGCTGGCGTTGGTTCTGCAAGCGGCGTTCTTTCTAAACCATTAGAAGCTGCCATTATCATGATGGTGATTCTTACCACATTTTTAGCACCCCCCCTCTTGCGTTTCGTCTTTCCCCCCACCACTGCTGTAGGAGGTGAACCAGAAACTCCCGTGTAG
- a CDS encoding PAS domain-containing protein produces MLGSKSFNTLHIHLVFLVILAVLPLYLFFFIHNVDRVPQFECTVLTLAATVAMAIVWVGIEVVLGRWLRLLNQASRQLAEQGNFRVCISKLRFAPLEIRQLAQSFNELADSRERQFNQLRHVEAELRRANDRFQMGAAAINATIYEWDLQTQAVERTPGLLKVLGYEPEEAPNDAAWWHERIHPDDFPPAYAVLSSALAGNSDDFEAEYRLRDRYGQYIHVWERGLIVRDERGHPLRIFGGSLDLTERQRVEEQLRQSEAQFRQIAENLREVLWMSTPGLTQILYVNPAYEQMWGRTCESLYAQPSSFLAGIHPEDSAALIAVLEQKPLGTKLLEEFNHEFRIVRPDGSVRWVLSRAFPIHDRAGEVYRIVGLVEDITQRKQTEVKIKQWNETLEQRVRERTAQLECANAELDAFAYSVSHDLRAPLRHIHGFADALAQRLESTEAIADPKIASYIQTIQDSSIRMTQLIDGLLALSRAGRQPLAQISVSVRELVEAAIGLIKSQTSANRQIEFIVGDLPTIDGDPILLRQVFANLIDNAVKFSSDRQPARIEIGTLPGDNTTIFVKDNGVGFQMEYAEQMFGAFQRLHSQKEFKGTGIGLAIVQRIVHRHGGKIWAESIPQQGATFLMKFRLS; encoded by the coding sequence ATGCTCGGGTCTAAATCTTTTAACACTCTCCATATACACCTAGTATTTCTGGTTATCCTGGCTGTTTTACCGCTATATCTGTTCTTTTTCATTCACAATGTCGATCGCGTTCCTCAGTTTGAGTGTACGGTACTGACACTAGCCGCAACGGTTGCAATGGCGATCGTCTGGGTGGGAATTGAAGTTGTGCTGGGGCGTTGGTTGCGCCTTCTGAATCAAGCAAGCCGTCAATTGGCTGAGCAAGGTAATTTTCGAGTTTGCATTTCAAAATTACGTTTTGCTCCATTAGAAATTAGACAATTAGCACAATCTTTTAACGAACTAGCAGACTCTCGAGAACGACAATTTAACCAATTGCGCCATGTAGAAGCAGAGTTGCGCCGAGCAAACGATCGCTTCCAAATGGGAGCGGCAGCGATTAATGCCACGATTTATGAGTGGGATTTGCAAACTCAAGCAGTCGAAAGAACTCCAGGATTGCTCAAGGTCTTAGGTTACGAACCAGAGGAAGCTCCAAATGATGCTGCATGGTGGCACGAGCGCATTCATCCCGATGATTTTCCGCCAGCCTATGCTGTTTTGTCCTCGGCGTTGGCTGGTAATAGTGATGATTTTGAGGCAGAATATCGCCTGCGCGATCGCTACGGTCAGTATATTCATGTTTGGGAACGCGGGCTGATCGTCAGGGACGAGCGAGGGCATCCGTTGCGAATTTTTGGTGGCAGTTTGGATCTGACCGAACGCCAACGGGTAGAAGAACAACTGCGGCAGAGCGAAGCACAGTTTCGTCAAATTGCGGAAAATTTACGCGAAGTCTTGTGGATGTCTACCCCTGGACTCACGCAGATTCTCTATGTCAATCCAGCTTACGAACAAATGTGGGGGCGGACTTGTGAAAGTTTGTACGCTCAGCCATCGTCTTTCCTGGCGGGAATCCATCCTGAAGATAGTGCCGCGTTAATTGCCGTTTTAGAGCAAAAGCCCCTGGGGACGAAGCTGTTAGAGGAGTTTAATCATGAATTTCGGATCGTCCGCCCCGATGGTTCGGTGCGTTGGGTACTCTCTCGCGCCTTTCCAATTCACGATCGCGCCGGAGAAGTTTATCGAATTGTGGGACTGGTAGAAGATATTACTCAGCGCAAGCAAACCGAAGTCAAAATCAAGCAGTGGAATGAAACTCTAGAACAACGAGTGCGCGAACGCACGGCTCAATTGGAGTGCGCGAACGCGGAATTAGATGCTTTTGCATATTCCGTGTCTCATGACTTACGCGCACCACTCCGCCACATTCACGGATTTGCCGATGCCTTGGCGCAGCGCTTGGAGTCTACTGAAGCGATCGCCGATCCCAAAATTGCTAGTTACATCCAAACTATTCAAGATAGCAGCATCAGGATGACACAGTTGATTGATGGTTTATTGGCTTTGTCTAGAGCCGGACGGCAACCTTTGGCGCAGATTTCTGTAAGCGTGCGAGAATTGGTTGAGGCGGCGATCGGCTTAATTAAAAGTCAAACTTCAGCAAACCGTCAGATCGAATTTATCGTTGGGGATTTGCCTACAATCGACGGCGATCCAATCTTATTACGACAAGTTTTTGCCAACTTAATTGACAATGCGGTGAAATTTAGTAGCGATCGCCAACCAGCCAGAATAGAAATTGGCACGTTGCCAGGAGATAACACCACAATTTTTGTTAAAGACAATGGGGTAGGCTTCCAGATGGAATATGCCGAGCAAATGTTTGGAGCCTTCCAGCGGCTGCACTCCCAAAAAGAATTTAAAGGTACGGGTATTGGATTAGCGATCGTTCAACGCATCGTTCACCGTCATGGTGGCAAAATTTGGGCTGAGAGCATACCCCAGCAAGGTGCTACTTTTTTGATGAAATTTAGACTTTCCTGA
- a CDS encoding GAF domain-containing protein codes for MQRQELSIAAQLHLLIVEDVKADVDLMILALESAQIAFTYDIAKSQSECQHLLQTQTYNAILADYRLPQFTAYQVLQILQASGHEIPLILVTGSLGEEAAVDCIKAGMTDYVMKERLFRLPVVLKRSLQEFELRRQQQQAAAHTQLQAQQQAIINHIVHAMRETLVLDEVLQITADMLHQALGLSRCLISQPNSQAQMGVYHISAATRERERLLGHECSLYPFYKDKLLQGEMVIVRDMDENVPMAVRDAAGECNIRALIIAPLLYRQSFLGGIILHQCDRERDWTEQEISLVRAISDQCAIAIHQVQLFSQVQQQLHRQQTLNQISQALNSILDPDFILQEIVRLTGECFDVDRLLIFSVDTDLVQILKEWRANERIYSMLNLQFPKSEWVDLIDPDSDFYCRRYFHAPDYSQLPLTRIRQMQVEQASTRSVLSVPIFIRDRLFGGLSLQTTNTYRTFTHEEIYLLQQIADQAAIALYNAQSYERLEELVQQRTQELEAEKLVSETANRAKSEFLSNISHELRTPLTGILGFSGVLMEQIFGSLNAKQKQYIECIHTSGKHLLDLINDLLDLTKIEAGKEELTPETLSIEDIAQACLSLFQERCRQRGLEFHLAIAPEAITCTADRRRLNQILVNLLSNALKFTDTGSITLRIEQTSQQILFSVIDTGIGIAIEDCEEIFQPFHQVDSGLNRKYEGTGLGLALSRRLAQLHGGDITVRSELGHGSCFTLCLPGSREQGAEKES; via the coding sequence ATGCAGCGGCAAGAATTGTCAATTGCCGCGCAACTTCACCTGTTAATCGTAGAAGACGTAAAGGCAGATGTCGATTTGATGATACTTGCCCTTGAATCCGCCCAGATCGCATTTACCTACGATATCGCCAAAAGTCAGAGTGAGTGCCAGCACCTGCTGCAAACTCAAACTTACAATGCAATCTTGGCAGATTATCGGTTACCTCAGTTTACGGCATATCAGGTGTTGCAAATTTTGCAGGCATCTGGGCATGAGATTCCACTGATTCTGGTGACTGGCAGTCTGGGAGAAGAGGCAGCAGTTGATTGCATCAAAGCAGGCATGACAGATTATGTCATGAAAGAGCGGTTGTTTCGCCTACCCGTAGTGTTGAAGCGATCGCTGCAAGAATTTGAACTTCGTCGCCAACAGCAGCAAGCCGCAGCCCACACTCAACTCCAAGCGCAGCAACAGGCAATTATCAATCACATCGTCCACGCCATGCGCGAAACTTTGGTACTGGATGAGGTGCTGCAAATTACAGCAGATATGCTACACCAAGCTTTGGGTTTGAGTCGTTGCCTAATTTCTCAGCCCAATTCTCAAGCCCAAATGGGAGTTTATCACATCAGCGCTGCGACCAGAGAACGGGAACGTTTGCTAGGACATGAATGCTCTCTTTACCCCTTTTATAAAGATAAACTGCTGCAAGGAGAGATGGTTATCGTTCGCGATATGGATGAGAACGTCCCTATGGCAGTTAGAGACGCTGCCGGAGAATGTAACATTCGCGCTTTGATTATCGCCCCTTTGTTGTATCGTCAGTCGTTTCTGGGTGGAATTATCCTGCACCAATGCGATCGAGAACGAGATTGGACGGAGCAAGAGATTTCTCTAGTCAGAGCAATTAGCGACCAGTGCGCGATCGCGATTCATCAAGTCCAATTATTTTCTCAAGTACAGCAGCAATTACACCGCCAGCAAACTCTCAATCAGATCAGTCAGGCACTCAATTCTATCCTCGATCCAGATTTTATTTTACAAGAAATTGTCAGACTGACTGGCGAATGTTTTGATGTCGATCGATTGTTAATCTTTTCTGTCGATACAGACTTAGTGCAAATTTTGAAAGAGTGGCGAGCGAACGAGCGGATTTACTCAATGCTCAACCTCCAATTTCCCAAATCAGAATGGGTCGATCTGATAGATCCTGACTCTGATTTTTACTGTCGGCGCTATTTTCACGCTCCTGACTACTCTCAATTGCCTCTTACGAGAATTAGACAGATGCAAGTAGAACAAGCAAGTACTCGTTCTGTTTTGAGCGTCCCAATTTTTATTCGCGATCGCCTTTTCGGTGGTCTATCTTTGCAGACTACTAACACTTATCGCACTTTTACTCACGAAGAAATTTATTTATTGCAACAAATTGCCGATCAAGCTGCGATCGCCCTCTATAACGCACAAAGTTACGAGCGTTTAGAAGAATTAGTCCAACAACGTACCCAAGAATTAGAAGCAGAAAAATTGGTTTCAGAAACAGCCAATCGAGCTAAGAGCGAATTTTTAAGTAATATCAGTCACGAACTGCGGACACCTCTAACGGGAATTTTAGGCTTTTCTGGCGTATTAATGGAACAAATTTTTGGTTCGTTAAATGCCAAACAAAAGCAGTATATTGAATGCATTCATACCTCTGGCAAGCATTTATTAGACCTGATCAATGACTTACTCGACCTCACTAAAATTGAAGCAGGAAAAGAAGAATTAACCCCAGAAACCTTATCCATTGAAGATATAGCACAAGCTTGTCTATCTCTTTTTCAAGAACGTTGTCGGCAGCGGGGATTAGAATTTCATTTGGCGATCGCTCCTGAGGCAATCACCTGTACTGCCGATCGACGGCGTTTGAACCAAATTCTAGTCAATCTATTATCTAACGCACTCAAATTTACAGATACAGGTTCGATTACGCTGCGCATCGAACAAACGTCTCAACAAATTTTATTCTCAGTCATAGATACTGGAATTGGTATTGCTATAGAAGATTGTGAAGAAATTTTTCAACCGTTTCACCAAGTTGATAGTGGTTTGAACCGGAAGTATGAAGGTACGGGACTGGGTTTAGCCTTGTCGCGTCGCCTCGCTCAACTACACGGGGGCGATATTACCGTTCGCTCAGAATTGGGGCATGGTAGCTGTTTTACTTTGTGCTTACCAGGGAGCAGGGAGCAGGGAGCAGAGAAAGAGAGCTGA